The following proteins are co-located in the Candidatus Zymogenaceae bacterium genome:
- a CDS encoding ParB-like nuclease domain-containing protein, whose product MSDCSKYNGVVGNLEVFSVSPDLIDQEGLFGAPWERLRGDEADDLLVSSIRQCGVREPIKLITAAGVDDRYHLVTGRGRLLAARDLGLEAVPAMLLDTGREDAVIRGLMEHYPDRRYSAAQCAVLMDRLVNDIGVERFRLLSGDVPALLGFSAQERVLDDLLAAAGLGVDILGLAHGRGYSLRILMRWARFDTADRRDIAELLRRVRLGSGPADEVLGVLWEMKVRDETTVKDILDSHELVPLLDGDEGEVIRRGEELRSLLRGLRYPRFTAQKMEFDRAAASLPLPKSASIDHHPTFEGDGIGFSCRFYDPDDIEEAARFLTEAAGSDAVRKLFSLV is encoded by the coding sequence ATGAGCGACTGCTCGAAATATAACGGTGTTGTGGGGAATTTGGAGGTTTTCTCCGTCTCCCCCGACCTGATCGATCAGGAGGGACTGTTCGGCGCCCCGTGGGAACGCCTGCGGGGAGACGAGGCGGACGATCTTTTGGTCTCATCGATTCGACAATGCGGCGTCCGCGAGCCGATCAAGCTGATCACGGCCGCGGGCGTTGATGACAGGTATCACCTCGTCACCGGGAGGGGCCGCCTGCTGGCGGCCCGGGACCTGGGGCTGGAGGCGGTTCCCGCGATGCTCCTGGACACGGGCAGGGAAGACGCCGTCATCCGGGGACTCATGGAGCATTACCCGGACCGGCGCTATTCGGCGGCCCAGTGTGCCGTGCTTATGGATCGCTTGGTGAACGATATCGGCGTCGAGCGCTTCCGGCTGTTGAGTGGCGATGTGCCGGCGCTTTTGGGATTTTCGGCTCAGGAGCGGGTTCTGGATGATCTTCTGGCCGCGGCCGGCCTGGGTGTCGACATCCTGGGGCTGGCTCACGGGCGGGGCTATTCCCTGCGGATCCTCATGCGATGGGCGAGGTTCGATACCGCGGACCGAAGAGACATTGCGGAACTCCTGCGGCGGGTGCGGCTCGGCTCCGGTCCCGCGGACGAGGTCCTGGGCGTCTTGTGGGAGATGAAGGTGCGGGACGAGACGACGGTGAAAGACATCCTTGATTCTCACGAGTTGGTCCCGCTTCTCGACGGCGACGAGGGGGAGGTAATCCGCCGGGGCGAGGAGCTGCGGTCTCTCCTTCGGGGGCTCCGCTATCCTCGTTTCACCGCACAGAAAATGGAATTCGACCGGGCGGCGGCGTCCCTTCCCCTCCCGAAATCGGCGTCGATCGACCACCACCCCACCTTCGAGGGGGATGGAATCGGCTTTTCGTGTCGGTTTTATGACCCCGACGACATAGAGGAGGCGGCCCGGTTTCTCACAGAGGCCGCGGGGAGTGATGCGGTGAGGAAGCTCTTTTCGCTGGTGTAA
- a CDS encoding glycosyltransferase, translated as MPPLKDPEDDVDVSVIIPTHNRLWALPGAIESVQEQRFTRWELIVVDDGSTDGTRDWIKRHAPRVRYIYQENRGVSAARNRGIAQANGRYIAFLDSDDRWMPEKLARQVSVMEAEGAEVSYTDEIWIRNKRRVNPKKRHKKFTGDIFLQSLPLVIVSPSSVMIQRLVLSDVGLFDEMLLACEDYDLWLRITSRYHVRYIDEALIVKTGGHDDQLSHRFWGLDMLRLYALEKILNTEKLSRERARAVMEEIVKKGRVVLGGAKKRGNDPAVRYYEDMVNRYERLLEI; from the coding sequence ATTCCGCCGTTAAAGGATCCGGAGGATGATGTCGATGTCAGCGTCATCATCCCGACCCACAATAGGTTGTGGGCGCTTCCCGGGGCGATCGAGAGCGTGCAAGAACAACGGTTTACCCGGTGGGAGCTGATCGTGGTGGATGACGGTTCCACCGACGGGACCCGCGACTGGATTAAGCGGCACGCCCCCCGAGTACGGTATATCTATCAGGAGAACCGCGGCGTATCCGCCGCCCGAAACCGGGGGATTGCACAGGCAAACGGGCGATACATCGCCTTTCTCGACTCGGACGACCGATGGATGCCCGAGAAGCTGGCCCGGCAGGTTTCCGTGATGGAGGCCGAGGGGGCGGAGGTTTCCTATACCGACGAGATATGGATCAGAAACAAGAGAAGGGTGAATCCGAAAAAGCGGCATAAAAAATTTACCGGGGACATCTTCCTGCAATCGCTTCCCCTGGTGATCGTGAGCCCCTCGTCGGTGATGATTCAAAGGCTGGTGCTTTCCGATGTGGGCCTGTTCGACGAGATGCTCCTGGCGTGTGAGGATTACGATTTATGGCTCCGCATCACCAGCCGGTATCATGTGAGATACATCGACGAGGCGTTGATCGTCAAGACCGGCGGCCATGACGACCAGCTTTCCCACCGCTTTTGGGGTCTGGATATGCTGAGGCTGTATGCCCTGGAGAAGATACTCAATACGGAAAAACTCTCCCGCGAGCGGGCCCGGGCGGTGATGGAGGAAATCGTCAAAAAGGGGCGGGTGGTGCTCGGTGGGGCGAAGAAGCGGGGGAACGATCCCGCGGTTCGATATTACGAGGATATGGTGAACAGATATGAGCGACTGCTCGAAATATAA